In Streptomyces sp. NBC_01439, the following are encoded in one genomic region:
- a CDS encoding hydrogenase expression protein HypE produces the protein MATATKDAKDAVEDPLIHILWINAGLSCDGDSVSLTAAMQPSIEEIVTGVLPGLPKIAVHWPLIDFECGPVGGADTFIEWFFKGERGEIDPFVLVVEGSIPNEKIKPEGYWCGFGDDPETGQPITTSEWIDRLAPKALAVVAIGTCATYGGIHAMEGNPTGAMGVPDYLGWDWTSKAGIPIVCVPGCPIQPDNFSETLTYLLYQAAGSAPMIPLDDKLRPTWLFGATVHEGCDRAGYYEQGEFAETYDSPRCLVKLGCWGPVVKCNVPKRGWMNGIGGCPNVGGICIACTMPGFPDKFMPFMDEPPGAKVSTKASSAYGALIRRLRSVTAHTVDEEPKWRQTGRSLTTGYRPPW, from the coding sequence ATGGCCACTGCGACTAAGGATGCGAAGGACGCGGTCGAGGACCCGCTGATCCACATCCTCTGGATCAATGCGGGTTTGAGCTGCGACGGCGACTCCGTGTCCCTGACGGCGGCGATGCAGCCGAGCATCGAGGAGATCGTCACCGGCGTGCTGCCCGGTCTGCCGAAGATCGCCGTGCACTGGCCGCTGATCGACTTCGAGTGCGGCCCGGTCGGCGGCGCCGACACGTTCATCGAGTGGTTCTTCAAGGGCGAGCGGGGCGAGATCGATCCCTTCGTCCTGGTGGTCGAGGGGTCGATCCCGAACGAGAAGATCAAGCCCGAGGGCTACTGGTGCGGCTTCGGCGACGACCCCGAGACCGGTCAGCCCATCACCACCAGTGAGTGGATCGACAGGCTCGCCCCCAAGGCCCTCGCCGTCGTGGCCATCGGCACCTGCGCCACGTACGGCGGCATCCACGCCATGGAGGGCAATCCGACGGGTGCCATGGGCGTGCCCGACTACCTGGGTTGGGACTGGACCTCGAAGGCCGGCATCCCGATCGTGTGCGTGCCGGGCTGCCCGATCCAGCCCGACAACTTCTCGGAGACCCTGACCTACCTGCTCTACCAGGCGGCCGGCTCCGCCCCGATGATCCCCCTCGACGACAAGCTGCGCCCGACCTGGCTCTTCGGGGCCACCGTCCACGAGGGCTGCGACCGTGCCGGCTACTACGAGCAGGGCGAGTTCGCCGAGACCTACGACTCCCCGCGCTGCCTGGTCAAACTCGGCTGCTGGGGCCCCGTCGTCAAGTGCAACGTCCCCAAGCGCGGCTGGATGAACGGCATCGGCGGCTGCCCCAACGTCGGCGGCATCTGCATCGCCTGCACGATGCCCGGCTTCCCCGACAAGTTCATGCCGTTCATGGACGAACCCCCCGGCGCCAAGGTCTCCACGAAGGCGAGCAGCGCGTACGGCGCGCTGATCCGCCGGCTCCGGTCGGTGACCGCCCACACCGTGGACGAGGAACCGAAGTGGAGGCAGACCGGCCGCAGCCTGACCACGGGCTACCGCCCGCCCTGGTGA
- a CDS encoding hydrogenase maturation protein has product MYVLLVASAFNSLTQRVHAELRDHGHHVAVELALPGAALADAVRSHRPDLVIAPMLRTAIPEEVWAAHTCLVVHPGPVGDRGPSSLDRAVRGGEPRWGVTVLQANAEMDAGDVWASVECPLPPVGKSDLYRGEIADAALEAVLLAVERFASGTYVPQPQTSGHARPLLRQEDRRIDWEHDTTEDVLAALRAADSQPGVRDDLLGGEWYLHGGHREEHLRGRPGALLATRAGALCRATADGAVWIPELRPRRLPGRPAAPKLPATLALADRLPRLPEVPPSPPCGPQRGNWSDIGYHEEGQTGFLTFAFPGGAMSTTHCRRLLDAYGAALTRPTTVLVLGGGRDFFSNGIHLGVIDAATDPAEESWANINAMNDLVEAVLTTTDRLVVSALGGNAAAGGAMLALAADEVWCRSGVVLNPHYRLMGLHGSEYWTYTLPRRVGPALADRLTTEALPLSAAAAQGLGLVDRTVPCPPGDFARETEGLALRLAALPATASRIAGKKAARERDEARRPLADHRRAELALMRRTFFDPDAPYHALRRAFVRKERPAATPLHLSGSAVRPRAVTGLAAPDAAPGPDCC; this is encoded by the coding sequence GTGTACGTCCTGCTCGTGGCGAGCGCGTTCAACAGCCTCACGCAGCGAGTCCACGCCGAGCTGCGCGACCACGGCCACCACGTGGCGGTCGAACTCGCCCTGCCCGGAGCAGCCCTGGCCGACGCCGTACGCAGCCACCGCCCCGACCTCGTGATCGCCCCGATGCTGCGCACCGCCATCCCCGAGGAGGTCTGGGCCGCCCACACCTGCCTGGTCGTCCACCCGGGTCCGGTCGGCGACCGCGGCCCGTCCTCCCTCGACCGGGCCGTCCGGGGCGGTGAACCCCGATGGGGGGTGACCGTCCTGCAGGCCAATGCGGAGATGGACGCCGGCGACGTCTGGGCGAGCGTTGAGTGCCCCCTGCCGCCGGTCGGCAAGAGCGACCTCTACCGCGGCGAGATCGCCGATGCCGCGCTGGAGGCCGTCCTGCTCGCGGTGGAACGGTTCGCCTCCGGTACGTACGTCCCGCAACCTCAGACGAGCGGCCACGCCCGGCCACTGCTGCGCCAGGAAGACCGCCGGATCGACTGGGAGCACGACACCACCGAGGACGTCCTCGCCGCGCTGCGCGCCGCCGACTCGCAGCCCGGCGTACGCGACGACCTGCTCGGCGGTGAGTGGTACCTGCACGGCGGGCACCGCGAGGAGCACCTGCGCGGCCGCCCCGGCGCGCTGCTGGCCACCCGGGCCGGGGCGCTCTGCCGGGCCACGGCCGACGGGGCCGTTTGGATCCCGGAACTGCGCCCCCGCCGCCTGCCGGGCCGCCCGGCCGCCCCCAAATTGCCCGCCACGCTCGCGCTCGCGGACCGGCTGCCCCGGCTCCCCGAGGTCCCCCCGTCGCCGCCCTGCGGACCCCAGCGGGGCAACTGGTCCGACATCGGCTACCACGAGGAGGGCCAGACCGGATTCCTGACGTTCGCCTTCCCCGGCGGCGCCATGAGCACCACGCACTGCCGCCGCCTGCTGGACGCGTACGGGGCGGCCCTCACCCGCCCCACCACCGTCCTGGTCCTCGGCGGCGGCCGCGACTTCTTCTCCAACGGCATCCACCTCGGCGTCATCGATGCCGCGACCGATCCGGCCGAGGAGTCCTGGGCCAACATCAACGCCATGAACGACCTGGTCGAGGCGGTGCTGACCACCACCGACCGGCTCGTGGTCAGTGCGCTGGGCGGCAACGCCGCCGCCGGCGGTGCCATGCTCGCCCTCGCCGCCGACGAGGTCTGGTGCCGCTCGGGCGTCGTCCTGAACCCGCACTACCGCCTGATGGGCCTGCACGGCTCCGAGTACTGGACGTACACCCTGCCCCGCCGCGTGGGCCCCGCACTCGCGGACCGCCTCACCACCGAGGCCCTGCCGCTGAGCGCCGCCGCCGCCCAGGGGCTCGGACTGGTCGACCGTACGGTCCCCTGCCCGCCCGGGGACTTCGCCCGCGAGACCGAGGGCCTCGCGCTCCGCCTCGCCGCCCTGCCCGCCACCGCCTCCCGGATCGCCGGCAAGAAGGCCGCGCGCGAGCGCGACGAGGCCCGGCGGCCGCTGGCCGACCACCGCCGGGCCGAGCTGGCCCTGATGCGGCGGACCTTCTTCGACCCCGACGCCCCCTACCACGCCCTGCGCCGCGCCTTCGTCCGCAAGGAGCGCCCGGCCGCCACCCCGCTCCACCTGAGCGGGTCGGCCGTCAGGCCGCGCGCCGTCACTGGACTGGCCGCACCTGACGCGGCGCCCGGACCGGACTGCTGTTAG
- a CDS encoding GNAT family N-acetyltransferase has product MDLKTYTREDAADIREMLLDMHDAVYDGEEDRFHERERFAWFVDHWSGNETWACVVGFDKGAPTGFAYGAAFKPGGWWKTSDRPDSVAPEATVFALSELMIMGEWRKTGVSTQLHAALVDSRDEDVATLLVDVTHLKVQALYESWGYEKAGEQKPFDDSPVFAIMVKRLTVPA; this is encoded by the coding sequence ATGGATCTGAAGACGTATACCCGCGAGGACGCTGCCGACATCCGGGAGATGCTTCTCGATATGCACGATGCCGTCTACGACGGTGAGGAGGACCGCTTCCACGAGCGGGAACGCTTCGCCTGGTTCGTGGATCACTGGAGTGGCAATGAGACCTGGGCCTGCGTAGTCGGCTTCGACAAGGGTGCGCCCACGGGCTTCGCGTACGGTGCGGCCTTCAAGCCTGGCGGATGGTGGAAGACCTCGGACCGTCCCGACTCCGTTGCGCCGGAAGCCACCGTGTTCGCTCTGTCTGAGCTCATGATCATGGGGGAGTGGCGGAAGACCGGCGTGTCCACTCAGCTCCATGCGGCCCTCGTCGACAGTCGCGACGAGGATGTGGCCACCCTCCTGGTCGACGTGACCCACCTCAAGGTGCAGGCGCTCTACGAGTCATGGGGGTACGAGAAGGCTGGCGAGCAGAAGCCCTTCGACGATTCGCCCGTCTTCGCGATCATGGTCAAGAGGCTGACGGTGCCAGCCTGA
- a CDS encoding XRE family transcriptional regulator, whose amino-acid sequence MGENPELAAAMNDCQMGQAELARRVNAEIETLTGQPGHMTDRDVRRLLAGHTRWPHAKQRLSIERVLGRSATDLGFVPRSKKAAQAPPEDPMHRRSLFTLAVGTAVAATVGATRRLGQSDVHRFEAEHAKIIAQDQEFGGAQKVENDAVELAMRIKSALAGGGAASARVRTKLYCLASDVTCSAAFAAIDAQTRSRARGHRDTAVTFAGLSGDSETQYHVWNHLSMVAGQRKDHAEASAAADAAKSLSIAKKDPLYASLAHMRNAHAHAGRNDRSAAVKALGAAERSFGRHTPIQRPPWIEFFDGAELDGLTSIVWLRLNEPDRAEYHLHRALAAIHPDRVRNRTYYIAHLSLAQARQGDFESACATGDRAAEILGRVRGSKRTTDTLANVRKLMVSSGTREPSVLDWAERSQAWI is encoded by the coding sequence GTGGGAGAAAACCCCGAACTGGCCGCAGCAATGAACGACTGCCAGATGGGGCAGGCGGAATTAGCCAGACGCGTCAATGCCGAGATCGAGACCTTGACCGGTCAGCCCGGACACATGACGGACCGCGACGTCCGACGCTTGTTGGCTGGCCATACCCGGTGGCCGCACGCCAAGCAGCGGCTGAGTATCGAGCGCGTCCTTGGCCGTTCGGCGACCGACTTGGGTTTCGTCCCCCGGTCCAAGAAGGCAGCACAGGCACCTCCGGAGGACCCCATGCACCGCCGCTCCCTCTTCACCCTCGCCGTCGGAACAGCCGTTGCGGCTACGGTCGGCGCCACCCGACGCCTGGGCCAGAGCGACGTGCACCGTTTCGAGGCCGAGCACGCCAAGATCATCGCTCAGGACCAGGAATTCGGCGGCGCTCAGAAGGTCGAAAACGATGCGGTGGAGCTTGCCATGCGGATCAAGTCGGCCTTGGCCGGCGGCGGAGCTGCTTCAGCGCGGGTGCGGACCAAACTGTACTGCCTAGCCTCCGATGTGACGTGTTCCGCAGCATTCGCGGCGATTGATGCTCAAACCCGAAGCCGTGCCAGAGGCCACCGGGACACGGCCGTCACGTTCGCTGGTCTGTCCGGAGACAGCGAGACGCAGTACCACGTCTGGAACCACCTCTCGATGGTTGCCGGGCAGCGCAAGGACCACGCGGAGGCATCCGCAGCGGCTGACGCAGCGAAGAGCCTGTCCATCGCCAAGAAGGACCCGCTCTACGCCTCGCTCGCTCACATGAGAAACGCTCACGCTCATGCCGGCCGCAACGATCGCTCGGCAGCGGTGAAGGCCCTCGGGGCAGCGGAGCGGTCATTCGGTCGGCACACTCCCATCCAGCGACCGCCCTGGATCGAGTTCTTCGACGGGGCGGAGCTTGACGGGCTGACCTCGATCGTCTGGCTGCGGCTGAACGAACCGGACCGCGCTGAGTATCACCTGCATCGCGCGCTGGCTGCCATCCATCCCGACCGCGTGCGCAACCGGACGTACTACATCGCGCACCTGTCGCTGGCACAGGCTAGACAGGGGGACTTCGAATCGGCCTGCGCAACTGGCGATCGAGCGGCGGAGATCCTGGGGCGCGTCCGCGGCTCGAAGCGGACTACTGACACCCTGGCGAACGTCCGCAAGCTCATGGTGTCGTCGGGAACAAGGGAGCCCAGCGTCCTGGACTGGGCAGAGAGGTCACAGGCATGGATCTGA
- a CDS encoding ATP-binding protein → MIATRYSAVDVPGYSETLPCEAESASRARHLIRSALNTWGLESLIDSGLLVVSELVANSVQHRGCTLVRVSIQRRAEDRVRVTVSDKSRAVPLVGGPEAGDETGRGLVIVESLADVWAVDRRRWGKVVWAELFVEASA, encoded by the coding sequence ATGATCGCGACCAGATACAGCGCCGTTGACGTCCCCGGCTATAGCGAGACGTTGCCCTGCGAGGCCGAGTCGGCCAGTCGGGCCCGCCATTTGATCCGGTCCGCCCTGAACACCTGGGGGCTCGAGAGCCTGATCGACAGCGGACTCCTGGTCGTCTCCGAGCTTGTGGCCAACTCCGTACAGCACAGAGGATGCACGCTGGTGCGAGTAAGTATTCAGCGGCGGGCCGAAGACCGGGTGCGTGTGACGGTATCCGACAAGTCTCGTGCAGTGCCGTTGGTCGGCGGTCCGGAGGCAGGGGACGAGACGGGCCGCGGGCTGGTCATCGTGGAGTCCCTTGCTGACGTTTGGGCTGTTGACCGTCGACGCTGGGGCAAGGTCGTGTGGGCAGAGCTATTCGTCGAGGCGAGCGCCTGA
- a CDS encoding DUF6087 family protein, giving the protein MDEEPLSEWAERRNAKIGRLRAIPIVSGDSPKGSHVQPDAPRAIERWNGHDWEPYAFAASLTETKRILFPEANTPTTDPSPNRMGQPLAPGKGRHRKP; this is encoded by the coding sequence ATGGACGAGGAACCCCTTTCGGAGTGGGCGGAGCGTCGGAACGCAAAGATCGGGCGACTACGAGCCATCCCGATCGTCTCGGGCGACAGCCCGAAGGGTTCCCATGTGCAGCCTGATGCGCCGCGCGCGATCGAACGGTGGAACGGGCACGACTGGGAGCCCTACGCGTTCGCCGCCAGTCTCACCGAGACCAAGCGCATCCTGTTTCCCGAGGCCAACACCCCTACTACTGACCCCTCGCCCAACCGCATGGGCCAGCCACTCGCCCCGGGCAAGGGCCGACACCGAAAGCCGTAG
- a CDS encoding alpha/beta hydrolase family protein → MSTAEVTTETVRSEDGATVRVRLHRRPDDPSAPVLVCMPAMGTRAVSYTPLAEALVEAGFQVALGELRGQGTSSVQVRRGVRYGYHEMVAYDYPALFRAVSAAFPGAPRHLLGHSLGGQLGVLYLSQEPHMAAGAILVGAPSCHYRGWPFPQSLGMLAGFQLAAVFATAYGYFPGRRLGVLGNDSAQVLRDMAAQVRTGRYDVPSSPVDFEPRLAAMDLPVLAVAIEGDPMAPPGGVRGLCDKLTSARVTYEELALGEGAPGGRHYGWIRDNAVLVDRVRDFVDRS, encoded by the coding sequence ATGTCAACCGCCGAAGTGACCACGGAGACGGTGCGCTCCGAGGACGGGGCCACGGTCCGGGTCCGGCTCCACCGAAGGCCCGACGATCCGTCGGCACCGGTACTGGTGTGCATGCCCGCCATGGGCACCAGGGCCGTCTCCTACACGCCCCTGGCGGAGGCCCTCGTCGAGGCGGGGTTCCAGGTGGCCCTCGGGGAGTTGCGGGGGCAGGGCACGAGCTCGGTCCAGGTGCGGCGCGGAGTGCGCTACGGCTACCACGAGATGGTCGCTTACGACTACCCCGCACTGTTCCGGGCCGTCTCGGCCGCCTTCCCCGGGGCGCCGCGCCACCTGCTCGGGCACAGCCTCGGCGGGCAGCTCGGCGTGCTCTACCTCAGCCAGGAGCCGCACATGGCCGCGGGCGCGATCCTGGTCGGCGCCCCGTCCTGCCACTACCGCGGCTGGCCCTTCCCGCAGAGCCTGGGCATGCTCGCGGGGTTCCAACTGGCCGCCGTCTTCGCCACCGCGTACGGGTACTTCCCCGGCCGCCGCCTGGGGGTGCTGGGGAACGACTCCGCGCAGGTCCTGCGGGACATGGCTGCGCAGGTCCGGACGGGCCGCTACGACGTACCGTCCTCACCGGTGGACTTCGAGCCCCGGCTGGCCGCGATGGACCTGCCGGTGCTGGCGGTGGCCATCGAGGGCGACCCCATGGCACCGCCAGGCGGGGTGCGGGGGCTCTGCGACAAGCTCACGAGCGCGCGGGTGACGTACGAGGAACTCGCGCTCGGCGAAGGCGCTCCGGGCGGCCGGCACTACGGCTGGATCCGCGACAACGCCGTACTCGTCGACCGGGTACGGGACTTCGTGGACCGGTCCTGA
- a CDS encoding TolB family protein: MSKSRRLLVLAVAVLLLGGLGAALVLRSATRDDEPSTGGPTVTAGTVTLDRPGSLTFLNGGQGPHRGTLASVPADAPESARTASELGCQRFYAAAGTGVCLRSTPGALAQDNKALIVDSELRTLRSFPLAGTPSRARVSPSGRFAAWTVFVSGESYGAAFFSTRTAIVDTRTWKLEANLEEFAIDMDGREHRAQDVNFWGVTFSKDDDTFYATVSTGGETHLVKGSISGRSVKTLAKNVECPSLSPDETRIAYKKRVRAGASLWREHVMDLGTLRDHALAEKRSVDDQAAWLDDRTLAYGLPTDGAADSTDLWTVPADGSGAPRLLAPGASSPARLG; the protein is encoded by the coding sequence CTGTCGAAGTCACGCCGCCTGCTCGTCCTCGCGGTGGCGGTGCTGCTGCTCGGGGGTCTTGGCGCCGCGCTGGTGCTGCGCTCCGCCACCCGCGACGACGAGCCGTCGACGGGCGGCCCGACGGTTACCGCCGGGACCGTCACGCTCGACCGGCCCGGCTCCCTGACCTTCCTCAACGGCGGGCAGGGACCGCACCGCGGAACCCTCGCCTCGGTCCCGGCCGACGCACCCGAGTCCGCGCGGACCGCCTCCGAACTGGGCTGCCAACGCTTCTACGCCGCCGCGGGCACCGGCGTGTGCCTGCGCTCCACGCCCGGCGCGCTCGCCCAGGACAACAAGGCCCTGATCGTCGACTCCGAACTGCGCACGCTGCGCAGCTTCCCCCTCGCGGGCACCCCGAGCCGGGCCCGCGTCTCGCCCAGCGGCCGGTTCGCCGCCTGGACCGTCTTCGTCTCCGGCGAGTCCTACGGCGCCGCGTTCTTCTCCACCCGTACCGCGATCGTGGACACCCGCACCTGGAAGCTGGAGGCGAACCTGGAGGAGTTCGCCATCGACATGGACGGTCGGGAGCACCGCGCCCAGGACGTCAACTTCTGGGGGGTCACCTTCTCCAAGGACGACGACACCTTCTACGCCACCGTCTCCACCGGCGGCGAAACCCACCTGGTCAAGGGATCGATCTCGGGGCGCAGCGTCAAGACCCTGGCCAAGAACGTCGAATGCCCCTCCCTGTCCCCGGACGAGACGCGCATCGCCTACAAGAAGCGGGTCCGGGCCGGCGCCTCGCTGTGGCGCGAGCACGTGATGGACCTCGGGACGCTGCGCGACCACGCGCTCGCGGAGAAGCGCAGCGTGGACGACCAGGCCGCCTGGCTCGACGACCGCACGCTCGCCTACGGCCTGCCCACCGACGGCGCCGCCGACAGCACGGACCTGTGGACCGTGCCCGCCGACGGCAGCGGCGCCCCGCGCCTGCTGGCCCCCGGAGCCTCCTCCCCGGCCCGGCTCGGCTGA
- a CDS encoding MFS transporter, translating to MYLADRSAPAPEGAKTAADRGPVRAPAVASTVLALGTVSMITDISSEMVTAVLPLYLIAGLGLSPLGFGALDGVYNGVSALVQLTGGHLADRVRNHKLIAGIGYGLSALCKPLLLFAHSLGPISVILTLERTGKGLRTAPRDALISLSTPPELQGRAFGVHRAMDTTGALLGPLAAFFILSLTVDGYDAVFGVSACIAVLGVVVLMLFVPSGGDARPGPSRGATATAATTATTTATATASATASATVTTTATATTGAAAAVPGADRPAPVRLRDALGLLRLPRLRNLAVCAVLLGLTTVSDAFVYLLLQRRTGIGDQWFSLLPLGTAAMFLLLAVPAGALADRIGRRTVFLIGHALLLAGYGLLLWAPAWPALPYLVLALHGMFYAATDGVLPAAVAATVPAELRATGMALVGTGQALARFGCSLAFGAAWTLWGTGPALAAAAVGLLCCAAVAGFVLRPAGPQDTRPQPNPEPKPDPKSVRPPR from the coding sequence ATGTACCTCGCGGACCGCTCCGCGCCCGCGCCCGAGGGTGCGAAGACCGCTGCGGACCGGGGACCCGTCCGGGCCCCCGCGGTCGCCTCGACCGTCCTCGCCCTGGGCACGGTCAGCATGATCACCGACATCTCCTCCGAGATGGTCACCGCCGTCCTGCCCCTGTACCTGATCGCCGGCCTGGGCCTGAGCCCCCTCGGCTTCGGCGCGCTGGACGGCGTCTACAACGGGGTCAGCGCCCTCGTGCAGCTGACCGGCGGCCACCTCGCCGACCGGGTCCGCAACCACAAGTTGATCGCCGGCATCGGCTACGGCCTGTCGGCCCTGTGCAAACCGCTGCTCCTGTTCGCCCACAGCCTGGGCCCGATCAGCGTGATCCTCACGCTGGAACGCACCGGCAAGGGACTGCGCACCGCCCCGCGCGACGCGCTGATCTCGCTGTCCACACCGCCCGAGTTACAAGGGCGCGCCTTCGGCGTGCACCGGGCGATGGACACCACCGGGGCGCTGCTCGGCCCGCTCGCCGCCTTCTTCATCCTGAGCCTGACGGTCGACGGCTACGACGCGGTCTTCGGCGTCAGCGCCTGCATCGCCGTACTCGGTGTCGTGGTGCTCATGCTGTTCGTCCCCTCCGGCGGCGACGCCCGGCCCGGGCCGTCCCGCGGAGCCACGGCCACCGCCGCCACCACTGCCACCACCACTGCCACGGCCACCGCTTCGGCCACCGCTTCGGCCACGGTCACCACCACTGCCACGGCCACCACAGGCGCCGCCGCCGCCGTCCCCGGTGCGGACCGGCCGGCCCCGGTACGACTGCGCGACGCGCTCGGCCTGTTGCGCCTGCCCCGCCTGCGCAACCTGGCCGTCTGCGCCGTCCTGTTGGGCCTGACCACCGTCAGCGACGCCTTCGTCTACCTGCTCCTGCAACGCCGCACCGGCATCGGCGACCAGTGGTTCTCGCTCCTGCCGCTGGGCACCGCCGCCATGTTCCTGCTGCTCGCCGTGCCCGCCGGAGCCCTCGCCGACCGGATCGGCCGGCGCACCGTCTTCCTCATCGGCCACGCCCTCCTGCTGGCCGGCTACGGGCTGCTGCTGTGGGCCCCCGCCTGGCCCGCCCTGCCCTACCTCGTCCTCGCCCTGCACGGCATGTTCTACGCCGCCACGGACGGCGTGTTGCCCGCCGCCGTCGCCGCCACCGTCCCCGCCGAGCTGCGCGCCACCGGCATGGCCCTGGTCGGTACCGGCCAGGCGCTGGCCCGCTTCGGTTGCTCGCTGGCCTTCGGCGCGGCCTGGACGCTCTGGGGCACCGGCCCGGCACTGGCCGCCGCCGCGGTCGGCCTGCTGTGCTGCGCCGCCGTCGCCGGCTTCGTCCTGCGCCCGGCAGGGCCCCAGGACACCCGACCCCAACCGAACCCCGAGCCCAAGCCCGATCCGAAGTCCGTGAGGCCCCCCAGATGA
- a CDS encoding glycosyltransferase, translating into MTSIVIPAHNEGRVIGRLLDALLADTSVSGPDIVVVCNGCTDDTARVAGERGDRVRVVEIPTPSKHRALRVGDEHARGFPRLYVDADVVVGAADVGALVGALDRSPELLAAAPGRDVPLGGCAWPVRAYYRVWQRLPAVREGLFGRGVIAVTEAGHARIAALPPLMADDLAASLAFGPGERRVVEEARVVVRPPRTWSDLIRRRVRAATSSAEFERFQAARRAGAPGAPPEQVSEQTARTGTADLRALLRAQPALLPGVVVFVVAALAARRGSRKAIRDQDFSTWLRDESSREG; encoded by the coding sequence GTGACCAGCATCGTGATACCGGCCCACAACGAAGGCCGGGTCATCGGCCGCCTCCTCGACGCGCTCCTGGCCGACACCTCGGTGTCCGGGCCCGACATCGTCGTGGTGTGCAACGGCTGTACGGACGACACCGCCCGCGTGGCGGGCGAGCGCGGCGACCGCGTACGGGTGGTCGAGATCCCGACCCCTTCCAAACACCGGGCACTTAGGGTCGGCGACGAGCACGCGCGGGGCTTCCCCCGGCTGTACGTGGACGCCGACGTCGTCGTCGGGGCCGCCGACGTGGGGGCCCTGGTGGGCGCCCTGGACCGGAGCCCGGAGCTGCTCGCCGCCGCCCCCGGCCGGGACGTCCCGTTGGGCGGCTGCGCCTGGCCGGTGCGGGCGTACTACCGGGTGTGGCAGCGGCTGCCCGCCGTCCGCGAGGGGCTCTTCGGCCGGGGGGTCATCGCCGTGACCGAGGCGGGGCACGCGCGGATCGCCGCGCTGCCCCCGCTGATGGCCGACGACCTGGCCGCGTCCCTCGCCTTCGGGCCCGGGGAGCGGCGCGTGGTCGAGGAGGCCCGGGTGGTCGTCCGGCCGCCGCGCACCTGGTCCGACCTGATCAGGCGGCGGGTCCGCGCGGCGACCTCCTCCGCCGAGTTCGAGCGCTTCCAGGCGGCGCGGCGGGCCGGGGCGCCGGGGGCGCCACCGGAGCAGGTGTCGGAGCAGACCGCGCGCACCGGCACGGCCGATCTGCGCGCCCTGCTGCGGGCCCAACCGGCGCTGTTGCCGGGGGTGGTGGTGTTCGTGGTGGCCGCGCTCGCCGCCCGCCGGGGATCCCGGAAGGCCATCCGCGACCAGGACTTCTCCACCTGGCTGCGGGACGAGAGCAGCCGGGAGGGCTGA